In one Flavobacteriales bacterium genomic region, the following are encoded:
- a CDS encoding glycosyltransferase, producing MRYFIVPTYNEAANLPNLARELAPFLAQADTWLVLSDDGSSDGTRELAPTLFPQERLVVLGDGTNHGPGHAFNTGFEWVLARAKDEDLVVTMEADCTSDIGILPQMLAIADLGYDLVLASVYAQGGGFDRTTWLRKLLSATANFIYRFIFDLKVSTLSSFYRVYRAGTLRKARARWPQLIAEPGFICMLELLIKLIRVDARVIEVPMVLASQKRIGRSRMKLVRTTLEYFRFLWRFRSENRRR from the coding sequence ATGCGGTACTTCATCGTGCCCACCTACAACGAGGCGGCCAACCTGCCCAATCTGGCGCGTGAGCTGGCGCCGTTCCTCGCCCAGGCGGACACCTGGCTGGTGCTGAGCGACGACGGTTCGTCGGACGGCACGCGCGAGCTGGCCCCCACCCTGTTCCCACAGGAACGACTCGTGGTACTCGGCGATGGCACCAATCACGGGCCGGGGCATGCCTTCAATACCGGTTTCGAGTGGGTGCTGGCCCGCGCCAAGGACGAGGACCTCGTGGTGACCATGGAGGCGGATTGCACCTCGGACATCGGCATCCTGCCGCAGATGCTGGCCATCGCCGACCTCGGCTACGACCTGGTGCTGGCCTCGGTGTATGCGCAAGGCGGCGGATTCGACCGCACCACATGGCTGCGCAAGCTGCTTTCGGCGACGGCCAACTTCATCTACCGGTTCATCTTCGACCTGAAGGTGAGCACCCTGAGCAGCTTCTACCGCGTGTACCGCGCCGGCACGCTGCGCAAGGCGCGCGCGCGCTGGCCGCAGCTGATCGCGGAGCCCGGCTTCATCTGCATGCTGGAGCTGCTCATCAAGCTCATCCGCGTCGATGCCCGGGTGATCGAAGTGCCCATGGTGCTGGCCTCGCAGAAGCGGATCGGCCGCTCGCGGATGAAGCTGGTGCGGACGACCCTCGAATACTTCCGCTTCCTCTGGCGGTTCCGTTCGGAGAACCGACGGCGGTGA
- a CDS encoding DUF4294 domain-containing protein, with product MRLPHILLIALLTAPAAASAQVEHQRTVHRAVIIGGDTVPVIDLGPAVVETRWTARDRRQAERYDKLTRNVIKVYPYARLTGDLLREYEHDLARIAKEGDQELYIKLAEAELRAEFEAEVKDLTTSQGRVLVKLIDRETGKTSFELVKELRGSFTAFVWQGMARLFGQDLRSGYDREGEDRMMELIVQRIERGELAVAARAARTAKAQARLEKRKARLYRKYGMPIRADAAN from the coding sequence ATGCGTCTCCCCCATATCCTGCTGATTGCCCTGCTGACCGCGCCGGCCGCCGCTTCGGCACAGGTGGAGCATCAGCGCACCGTGCACCGGGCGGTGATCATCGGCGGGGATACCGTGCCGGTGATCGATCTGGGTCCTGCAGTGGTGGAGACCCGCTGGACGGCGCGTGACCGGCGGCAGGCCGAGCGGTATGACAAACTCACCCGCAACGTCATCAAGGTCTACCCCTATGCACGGCTCACCGGTGACCTGCTCCGCGAGTATGAGCATGACCTGGCGCGCATCGCCAAGGAGGGCGACCAGGAGCTGTACATCAAGCTCGCAGAGGCTGAGCTGCGCGCCGAGTTCGAGGCGGAGGTGAAGGACCTTACGACCAGCCAGGGCAGGGTGCTGGTGAAGCTGATCGACCGTGAGACCGGCAAGACTTCCTTCGAGCTGGTGAAGGAGCTTCGCGGTTCCTTCACCGCTTTCGTCTGGCAGGGGATGGCGCGCCTCTTCGGCCAGGATCTGCGAAGCGGATACGACCGGGAGGGCGAGGACCGGATGATGGAGCTGATCGTGCAGCGGATCGAGCGCGGCGAGCTCGCCGTTGCTGCGCGCGCGGCCCGCACGGCCAAGGCGCAGGCACGCCTCGAAAAGCGGAAGGCACGGCTCTACCGCAAGTACGGCATGCCCATCAGGGCCGATGCCGCCAACTGA
- the accC gene encoding acetyl-CoA carboxylase biotin carboxylase subunit: MQKLLVANRGEIALRVMRSAREMGISTVAVYSEADRTAPFVRFADEAVCIGPPPSKESYLVIDKLVKVCKDLKVDAVHPGYGFLSENGAFARELEKAGVVFVGPSPHAMKVMGDKLAAKEAVKKFGVPLVPGTEGAVSGLEEAIAVAKSIKFPILIKAAAGGGGKGMRVVEKEADLKEGLERAISEATNAFGDGSVFIEKYVAGPRHIEVQVMADTHGNTCYLFERECSVQRRHQKVVEEAPSAVLTPELRKRMGEAAVSVARSVDYVGAGTVEFLLDEGGDFYFMEMNTRLQVEHPVTEMITGLDLVKLQIRVAEGEKLPFTQEDLRINGHAIEVRVYAEDPMNNFLPDIGRLSTYRPPQGPGVRVDDGFEEGMTIPIHYDPMIAKLITHGATREEAISRMERAIDDYAITGVETTLPFCRFVMGHGAFRSGGYDTHFVRDHFRPEVLEGLTPDEAAAAALVAAVTHAASRPSAPVAAASAPSPWKLSRR; encoded by the coding sequence ATACAGAAACTGCTCGTCGCCAACCGCGGCGAGATCGCCCTGCGCGTGATGCGCTCGGCCCGCGAGATGGGCATCAGCACCGTTGCCGTATATTCCGAGGCCGATCGGACCGCGCCCTTCGTCCGCTTCGCCGACGAGGCCGTGTGCATCGGGCCTCCGCCCAGCAAGGAGAGCTACCTGGTGATCGACAAGCTCGTGAAGGTCTGCAAGGACCTCAAGGTCGATGCGGTTCACCCCGGCTACGGCTTCCTGAGCGAGAACGGGGCGTTCGCCCGTGAGCTGGAGAAGGCTGGTGTCGTCTTCGTGGGCCCCTCGCCCCATGCCATGAAGGTGATGGGCGACAAGCTGGCCGCCAAGGAGGCCGTGAAGAAGTTCGGCGTGCCCTTGGTGCCCGGCACGGAGGGGGCCGTGAGCGGGCTGGAGGAGGCGATCGCGGTGGCCAAGAGCATCAAGTTCCCCATCCTCATCAAGGCCGCGGCCGGCGGAGGGGGCAAGGGTATGCGCGTGGTGGAGAAAGAGGCCGACCTGAAGGAGGGCCTGGAGCGAGCCATCAGCGAGGCCACGAATGCCTTCGGCGATGGCAGCGTGTTCATCGAGAAGTACGTGGCCGGTCCACGCCACATCGAGGTGCAGGTGATGGCCGATACCCACGGCAACACCTGCTACCTCTTCGAGCGGGAGTGCAGCGTGCAGCGCCGCCACCAGAAGGTGGTGGAGGAGGCTCCCAGTGCCGTGCTCACCCCGGAGCTGCGCAAGCGTATGGGAGAGGCTGCCGTGTCCGTGGCCAGGAGCGTGGATTATGTCGGCGCAGGCACCGTGGAGTTCCTGCTCGATGAGGGCGGCGATTTCTACTTCATGGAGATGAACACGCGCTTGCAGGTGGAGCACCCGGTGACGGAGATGATCACCGGTCTCGACCTGGTGAAGCTGCAGATCCGCGTGGCGGAAGGGGAGAAGCTGCCCTTCACGCAGGAGGATCTGCGGATCAATGGACACGCGATCGAGGTACGCGTCTATGCAGAGGACCCGATGAACAACTTCCTCCCGGACATCGGAAGGCTCAGCACCTACCGGCCCCCGCAAGGACCCGGTGTCCGGGTGGACGATGGCTTCGAAGAGGGGATGACCATCCCCATCCACTACGACCCCATGATCGCCAAGCTGATCACCCATGGGGCCACCCGTGAGGAGGCCATCAGCCGCATGGAACGGGCCATCGATGACTATGCCATCACCGGGGTGGAGACCACCCTGCCCTTCTGCCGATTCGTCATGGGGCATGGCGCTTTCCGCAGCGGCGGGTACGACACCCATTTCGTCCGCGACCACTTCCGTCCCGAGGTCCTGGAGGGCTTGACACCGGATGAGGCGGCAGCGGCGGCCCTGGTGGCGGCTGTGACGCATGCCGCATCACGGCCATCTGCTCCGGTTGCGGCTGCGAGTGCCCCAAGTCCCTGGAAACTAAGCAGACGCTGA
- a CDS encoding alpha/beta fold hydrolase gives MNLLLLHGALGTREQLARLREALPGVRTHALEFRGHGERPIPEEGLSMEDFLGDIHDALDEAGWSEAHLFGYSMGGYAALLYASRFPEQVRSAVTLGTKVKWDRQGLDRERRMLDPQKMQEKVPQFAMQLQHAHGPARWEGLLRATAALITGLHERPLLTPEVLGTITAPALLCVGDRDRTAVPEHTLEAARHMPQAGALVLPNTQHPFDAVDLDVLLPHLRAFWGLAVGA, from the coding sequence ATGAACCTCCTTCTGCTCCATGGCGCCCTCGGTACACGCGAACAGCTTGCCCGGCTGCGCGAGGCACTGCCCGGTGTACGCACCCATGCCCTCGAGTTCCGCGGCCACGGCGAAAGGCCCATTCCGGAGGAGGGCCTTTCCATGGAGGATTTCCTTGGCGACATCCATGATGCGCTCGATGAGGCAGGGTGGAGCGAGGCGCACCTGTTCGGCTACAGCATGGGCGGTTATGCGGCGCTGCTGTACGCCAGCCGCTTCCCGGAGCAGGTGAGGTCGGCGGTGACGCTCGGTACCAAGGTCAAGTGGGACCGCCAGGGCCTGGATCGCGAGCGGCGGATGCTGGACCCGCAGAAGATGCAGGAGAAGGTGCCGCAATTCGCCATGCAGCTTCAGCATGCACATGGCCCGGCGCGGTGGGAAGGCCTGTTGCGCGCTACGGCCGCGTTGATCACCGGCCTGCATGAGCGTCCGCTGCTCACGCCCGAGGTGCTCGGCACCATCACGGCACCAGCGCTGCTCTGCGTGGGCGACCGCGACCGCACGGCCGTGCCCGAGCATACCCTCGAGGCCGCCCGGCACATGCCCCAGGCCGGTGCCTTGGTGCTGCCCAATACCCAGCATCCCTTCGATGCCGTTGACCTGGACGTGCTGCTGCCGCACCTGCGCGCTTTCTGGGGGCTGGCGGTGGGGGCCTGA
- a CDS encoding tail fiber domain-containing protein gives MMKPFTLPSALLLATALCAQAPQRLSYQAVVRNAADALVTNAPVGMRVSILQGSANGTPVYVETHNGITNDNGLLTVEVGGGAAVSGSFASINWGAGSYWLRTEADPNGGTSYTITGTSQLLSVPYALHAATAGSGGGTFTAGTGLSWSGNTLNALSNSPIWNANALLNIPVSGNAPAVNNVLLFNGSAWVPGTVSGSGGTTVDCSTSFNTNHTIRGTGSGGWECTDAVWVTSTDRVGIGTTSPSSSFDLTIGSGGFLAEGSTTTSNIAGRLRVGGTTSTSYDLQVDGQGYFTNGLRVGTTSSPASGGLLANGNIETNARFVQGSSTSGTGTVMVRTSSGELRPQSSTLRVKTNVAPLHVDKERLFALRPVEYDLKPALGGGHEVGLIAEEVERVLPQLVVYGPARTWTDDSGIPATDAQGRELVDPSRTEAYSVHYDRLAVLLLQVVKEQEQRIAELERRLAEGGR, from the coding sequence ATGATGAAGCCCTTCACCCTTCCCTCCGCGCTGCTTCTCGCGACTGCCCTCTGCGCCCAGGCCCCGCAGCGCCTCAGCTACCAGGCCGTGGTGCGCAATGCCGCAGACGCCCTGGTGACCAACGCCCCTGTGGGCATGCGGGTGAGCATCCTGCAAGGAAGCGCCAATGGCACGCCGGTGTATGTGGAGACCCACAACGGCATCACCAACGACAATGGCCTGCTCACCGTGGAGGTTGGCGGCGGCGCCGCCGTGAGCGGCAGCTTCGCGAGCATCAACTGGGGCGCCGGCAGCTACTGGCTGCGCACCGAGGCCGACCCCAACGGCGGCACCAGCTACACCATCACAGGCACCAGCCAGCTGCTCAGCGTGCCCTATGCGCTGCATGCCGCCACGGCAGGCAGTGGCGGGGGCACCTTCACGGCGGGCACGGGCCTCAGCTGGAGCGGCAACACCCTCAACGCCCTGTCCAACTCGCCGATCTGGAACGCCAACGCGCTGCTCAACATCCCCGTGAGCGGCAATGCCCCGGCGGTCAACAATGTGCTGCTCTTCAACGGCAGCGCGTGGGTTCCCGGCACGGTGAGCGGCAGTGGCGGCACCACGGTGGACTGCAGCACGAGCTTCAACACCAACCACACCATCCGCGGCACCGGCAGCGGCGGATGGGAATGCACCGACGCCGTGTGGGTGACGAGCACGGACCGCGTTGGGATCGGCACCACCTCGCCCAGCAGCAGCTTCGACCTCACCATCGGAAGCGGCGGCTTCCTGGCGGAAGGCAGCACCACCACCAGCAACATCGCCGGGCGGCTGCGCGTGGGCGGCACCACCAGCACCAGCTACGACCTGCAGGTGGACGGCCAGGGCTACTTCACCAATGGCCTGCGCGTGGGCACCACCAGCAGCCCGGCGAGCGGCGGCCTGCTGGCCAACGGGAACATCGAGACCAACGCCCGCTTCGTGCAGGGCAGCAGCACCAGCGGCACAGGCACAGTGATGGTGCGCACCAGCAGCGGCGAGCTGCGGCCGCAGAGCAGCACCCTGCGCGTGAAGACCAATGTGGCCCCCTTGCACGTGGACAAGGAGCGGCTCTTCGCGCTGCGACCGGTGGAGTACGATCTGAAGCCGGCGCTGGGCGGAGGCCACGAGGTGGGCCTCATCGCCGAGGAGGTGGAACGGGTGCTGCCCCAGCTCGTGGTGTACGGCCCTGCCCGCACCTGGACGGACGACAGCGGCATCCCCGCCACCGATGCGCAGGGCCGCGAACTCGTGGACCCCAGCCGCACCGAGGCCTACAGCGTTCACTACGACCGCTTGGCCGTTCTGCTGCTGCAGGTGGTGAAGGAGCAGGAGCAGCGCATCGCCGAGCTGGAGCGGCGGCTGGCGGAGGGCGGCAGGTGA
- a CDS encoding nitronate monooxygenase yields MRTRLTDMLRLEHPLIMAPMFLVSNTAMVKEGLRCGVAGCIPALNYRTLEELRAACRELKAAKAECGKGAYGFNLIVNKSNPKAAKQLEVLCAEGCDFIITSLGSPETAINAAHKAGIKVFCDVTDLRFAQKVEALGADAVIAVNNEAGGHRGNIPPKDLIELLKKHCTIPVISAGGVGNKAEMDRMLSYGAEGVSVGSPFIASVEAPITDDYKQACVQYDAKDIVLTERISGTPCTVINTPYVQKVGLRSPWLERLLNKNKRLKKWVKMLRFYIGMKATEVAAQQVTYKTVWVAGPSIQHTKKVEPVREIIRRLVG; encoded by the coding sequence ATGCGCACCCGCCTTACCGACATGCTCCGGTTGGAGCACCCGCTCATCATGGCCCCGATGTTCCTGGTCTCCAACACGGCCATGGTGAAGGAGGGCCTGCGCTGCGGCGTGGCGGGCTGCATCCCGGCGCTGAACTACCGCACCCTGGAGGAACTGCGGGCCGCCTGCCGCGAATTGAAGGCCGCCAAGGCGGAGTGCGGCAAGGGCGCCTATGGCTTCAACCTCATCGTGAACAAGAGCAACCCCAAGGCTGCCAAGCAGCTGGAGGTCCTTTGCGCGGAAGGCTGCGACTTCATCATCACTTCGCTCGGCAGTCCGGAGACCGCGATCAACGCGGCGCACAAGGCGGGCATCAAGGTCTTCTGCGATGTCACGGACCTGCGGTTCGCCCAGAAGGTGGAAGCCCTGGGGGCCGATGCGGTGATCGCCGTGAACAACGAGGCGGGTGGCCACCGGGGCAACATCCCGCCCAAGGACCTCATCGAGCTGCTGAAGAAGCACTGCACCATTCCGGTGATCTCGGCCGGTGGGGTGGGCAACAAGGCGGAGATGGACCGGATGCTGAGCTACGGCGCAGAGGGCGTGTCGGTGGGCAGTCCCTTCATCGCCTCGGTGGAAGCCCCCATCACGGACGACTACAAGCAGGCCTGCGTGCAGTATGACGCCAAGGATATCGTGCTCACCGAGCGCATCAGCGGCACGCCGTGCACGGTGATCAACACACCCTACGTGCAGAAGGTGGGGCTGCGTTCCCCTTGGCTGGAGCGCTTACTGAACAAGAACAAGCGCCTGAAGAAGTGGGTGAAGATGCTCCGCTTCTACATCGGCATGAAGGCCACGGAGGTGGCGGCCCAGCAGGTGACCTACAAGACCGTGTGGGTGGCCGGCCCCAGCATCCAGCACACCAAGAAGGTGGAGCCGGTGCGGGAGATCATCCGGCGCTTGGTGGGGTGA
- the sucC gene encoding ADP-forming succinate--CoA ligase subunit beta, translating into MNLHEYQGKSILAQYGVRIQRGHVAYNADEAVDQAKRLSQETGTKFWVVKAQIHAGGRGKGGGVKLAKSIDEVREKAGAIIGMQLITPQTPPQGKKVHKVLIAEDMYYPGASETKEYYMSVLLDRASGKNIIMYSTEGGMDIEEVAEKHPEKIFKEVVDPRVGLRPFQCNKVATNLGCTGNAKKEMVKFVAALYKAYEGCDAAMFEINPVLKTSDDKIAAVDAKVRLDGNALYRHPDYVEMRDKTEEDPIEVEAGEAGLNYVRLDGNVGCMVNGAGLAMATMDIIKLSGGEPANFLDVGGTADAARVEKAFRIILKDERVKAILVNIFGGIVRCDRVAQGIVDAYKNIGDIKVPIIVRLQGTNAQEAKDLIDKSGLKVLSAVALQEAADRVKEVLA; encoded by the coding sequence ATGAACCTGCACGAGTACCAAGGCAAGAGCATCCTCGCCCAATACGGAGTCCGCATCCAGCGCGGCCACGTCGCTTACAACGCCGATGAGGCGGTGGATCAGGCCAAGCGCCTCAGCCAGGAGACCGGCACCAAGTTCTGGGTGGTGAAGGCCCAGATCCATGCGGGCGGACGCGGCAAGGGCGGTGGCGTGAAGCTCGCCAAGAGCATCGATGAGGTGCGCGAGAAGGCCGGAGCCATCATCGGCATGCAGCTGATCACCCCGCAGACCCCGCCCCAGGGCAAGAAGGTGCACAAGGTCCTCATCGCCGAGGACATGTACTACCCCGGCGCCAGCGAGACCAAGGAGTACTACATGAGCGTGCTGCTCGACCGCGCCAGCGGGAAGAACATCATCATGTACAGCACCGAGGGCGGCATGGACATCGAGGAGGTGGCCGAGAAGCACCCGGAGAAGATCTTCAAGGAGGTGGTGGACCCCCGCGTGGGACTGCGCCCCTTCCAGTGCAACAAGGTGGCCACCAACCTGGGCTGCACCGGCAACGCGAAGAAGGAGATGGTGAAGTTCGTGGCCGCGCTCTACAAGGCCTATGAGGGCTGCGATGCCGCCATGTTCGAGATCAACCCCGTGCTGAAGACCAGCGATGACAAGATCGCTGCAGTGGACGCCAAGGTGCGGCTCGACGGCAACGCCCTGTACCGCCATCCGGACTACGTGGAGATGCGCGACAAGACGGAGGAGGACCCCATCGAGGTGGAGGCCGGGGAGGCCGGCCTGAACTACGTGCGCCTGGATGGCAACGTGGGCTGCATGGTGAACGGTGCCGGCCTGGCCATGGCCACCATGGACATCATCAAGCTCAGCGGTGGCGAGCCGGCCAACTTCCTCGATGTGGGCGGTACGGCGGATGCGGCGCGGGTGGAAAAGGCCTTCCGCATCATCCTGAAGGACGAGCGGGTGAAGGCGATCCTGGTGAACATCTTCGGGGGCATCGTGCGCTGCGACCGCGTGGCCCAGGGCATCGTGGACGCCTACAAGAACATCGGCGACATCAAGGTGCCGATCATCGTGCGCCTGCAGGGCACCAACGCCCAGGAGGCCAAGGACCTGATCGACAAGAGCGGCCTGAAGGTGCTGAGCGCCGTGGCGCTGCAGGAGGCGGCGGATCGGGTGAAGGAGGTGCTGGCGTAA
- a CDS encoding ABC transporter ATP-binding protein: protein MIEAAGIRKRYGALEVLKGVDLQVAKSEVVSIVGASGAGKTTLLQILGTLERADSGTLRINGEETTRLGSNALSAFRNAHIGFVFQFHHLLPEFTALENVMMPGLIAGKSKGECAPRAEELLARLNVLPRKGHKPTQLSGGEQQRVAVARALFNSPSVVLADEPSGNLDSAHARELHQLFFDLRKELGQTFVIVTHNEELADMADRKLVMKDGVI from the coding sequence ATGATCGAAGCGGCGGGGATACGCAAGCGCTACGGCGCGCTGGAGGTGCTGAAGGGTGTCGACCTCCAAGTGGCCAAGAGCGAGGTAGTGAGCATCGTGGGGGCCAGCGGCGCGGGCAAGACGACTCTGCTGCAGATCCTGGGCACCTTGGAGCGTGCGGACTCCGGCACCCTGCGGATCAACGGCGAAGAGACCACCCGTCTGGGGTCCAACGCCCTCTCGGCTTTCCGCAACGCCCACATCGGCTTCGTGTTCCAGTTCCACCACCTGCTGCCTGAGTTCACGGCGCTGGAGAACGTGATGATGCCGGGGCTGATCGCGGGCAAGAGCAAGGGCGAATGCGCGCCGCGCGCCGAGGAACTGCTGGCACGCCTGAATGTGCTGCCCCGCAAGGGCCACAAGCCCACGCAGCTCAGCGGCGGCGAGCAGCAGCGCGTGGCCGTTGCCCGGGCGCTCTTCAACAGCCCCAGCGTGGTGCTGGCCGATGAGCCCAGCGGCAACCTCGACAGCGCGCACGCCCGGGAGCTGCACCAGCTCTTCTTCGACCTGCGCAAGGAGCTGGGCCAGACCTTCGTGATCGTGACGCACAACGAGGAACTGGCCGACATGGCGGACCGGAAGCTGGTGATGAAGGACGGGGTGATCTGA
- a CDS encoding DUF4412 domain-containing protein, whose protein sequence is MRTLLLSIALTGALSSTTASVPRSPSAPQATNAFTGSFRMETHLFRNGKEDRNSPMNLLYWSRPDMTLYQVMVPGQKETMRMLTDLRSDWTYTIVDDGQGNRTAMKMRMPDLAAMADDEAERGDKPTVTVTKETRTIEGHTCTKVIATSKEGTWTGWIAMGLKGPFADMARSLDQRAGQQSLKGHPHLEGFPLEFEWVPVKDQERVVCYVKDLVAGKVDDSLFDLSGYQVIELPSFAMPQR, encoded by the coding sequence ATGCGCACCCTGCTGCTCAGCATCGCCTTGACCGGTGCCCTTTCTTCCACCACCGCCTCCGTGCCACGCAGCCCCTCGGCACCGCAGGCCACCAATGCCTTCACGGGCAGCTTCCGCATGGAGACGCACCTCTTCCGCAACGGCAAGGAGGACCGGAACAGCCCGATGAACCTGCTCTATTGGAGCCGGCCCGACATGACGCTCTACCAGGTGATGGTGCCGGGGCAGAAGGAGACCATGAGGATGCTGACCGACCTGCGGAGCGATTGGACCTACACCATCGTTGACGACGGGCAGGGCAACCGTACCGCCATGAAGATGCGCATGCCCGACCTGGCCGCCATGGCCGACGATGAGGCGGAGCGCGGTGACAAGCCCACAGTGACGGTGACCAAGGAGACACGGACCATTGAAGGCCACACCTGCACCAAGGTGATCGCCACCAGCAAGGAAGGCACATGGACCGGCTGGATCGCCATGGGGCTGAAAGGGCCATTCGCCGACATGGCGCGGAGCCTCGATCAGCGCGCCGGCCAGCAGAGCCTGAAGGGGCATCCTCATCTGGAGGGCTTCCCGCTCGAATTCGAGTGGGTGCCGGTGAAGGATCAGGAACGCGTGGTCTGCTACGTCAAGGACCTGGTGGCCGGCAAGGTGGACGACAGCCTCTTCGACCTGAGCGGCTACCAAGTGATCGAGCTGCCGAGCTTCGCCATGCCGCAGCGCTGA
- a CDS encoding TIGR02757 family protein, with protein MRSRTAMQALLDEAYERYAQPGFIADDPIQLPRAFSRRADAEVIGFLTATIAWGQRKTIIANAWKLVQLMDEAPHDFVMNASPAELRRVEGFVHRTFNSIDLTHFVKGLRHVYTTYGGLEDAFLDEGRPGPMDQAIHRFKQRFFEPRHQARTEKHVADPLKGSNAKRINMFLRWMVRPGDRGVDLGLWRRIAPGELMMPLDVHSGRVGRELGLLVRKQDDWKAVEELTDALRAFDARDPVKYDLALFGLGVAAGRPSGPRGR; from the coding sequence ATGCGATCACGCACGGCGATGCAGGCGCTGCTCGATGAAGCCTACGAGCGCTACGCGCAGCCGGGCTTCATCGCCGACGATCCCATCCAGCTGCCGCGAGCATTCAGCCGCCGCGCCGATGCGGAGGTCATCGGCTTCCTCACCGCCACCATCGCCTGGGGCCAGCGCAAGACCATCATCGCCAACGCCTGGAAGCTGGTGCAGCTGATGGACGAAGCGCCCCACGACTTCGTGATGAACGCCTCCCCCGCCGAACTGCGACGCGTGGAGGGCTTCGTGCACCGCACCTTCAACAGCATCGACCTGACGCACTTCGTGAAGGGGCTGCGCCATGTGTACACGACCTACGGCGGGCTGGAGGACGCCTTCCTCGACGAGGGGCGTCCGGGACCGATGGACCAGGCCATACACCGCTTCAAGCAACGCTTCTTCGAGCCCCGGCACCAGGCTCGCACCGAGAAGCACGTGGCCGACCCGCTGAAAGGCAGCAACGCCAAGCGCATCAACATGTTCCTGCGCTGGATGGTGCGCCCCGGCGACCGCGGCGTGGACCTGGGCCTGTGGCGGCGCATCGCGCCCGGCGAGCTGATGATGCCGCTTGACGTGCACTCCGGCCGCGTGGGGCGCGAGCTGGGGCTGCTCGTGCGCAAGCAGGACGACTGGAAGGCGGTGGAGGAGCTCACGGATGCCCTGCGCGCCTTCGATGCCCGCGATCCGGTGAAGTACGACCTCGCGCTCTTCGGGCTGGGGGTGGCCGCCGGCCGGCCCTCCGGGCCGCGCGGCCGGTAA
- a CDS encoding antibiotic biosynthesis monooxygenase family protein, translating into MIVRIVKMTFAPEHIGRFQQLFEGWKGRIRAFPGCRHLELLHDTADPRVFFTYSHWDGPDDLERYRTSAVFSEVWPTVKPLFAAPTEAWTVERAHLLP; encoded by the coding sequence ATGATCGTCCGCATCGTCAAGATGACCTTCGCCCCGGAGCACATCGGCCGCTTCCAGCAGCTCTTCGAGGGCTGGAAGGGCCGCATCCGCGCTTTCCCCGGCTGCCGCCACCTGGAGCTGCTGCACGACACGGCCGACCCGCGCGTATTCTTCACCTACAGCCATTGGGACGGCCCGGACGACCTGGAACGCTACCGCACCAGTGCCGTCTTCAGCGAGGTGTGGCCCACGGTGAAGCCGCTCTTCGCCGCGCCCACCGAGGCCTGGACCGTGGAGCGCGCGCACCTGCTGCCGTAA
- a CDS encoding tetratricopeptide repeat protein codes for MTRTLLSALLLLPCTLLAQRSAQDHLDAARAAYGSGALEAALAHADSALRMEEGLDGALKLRGDIKQRQRNFHGALMDYARAEKQDPDDPRLFVSRSAVHITQGNLREAVRDCDLALNLDPNDADAWYNRACADYMGRNNDGAMKSLERAVKLKGDHADALFLRGVVRGEQYKEAAGIADLQAALRINPDIPGGWMSLGVLQFEHQAYDEAIATFTRVIDADDPERRTAHFYRADCHYQKGDKDAACPDYRRSAELGDKDAQFIVRNYCNTDAEKIPKKPRKERKTVIEF; via the coding sequence ATGACCCGGACCCTTCTCTCGGCCCTCCTGCTCCTCCCCTGCACGCTGCTGGCGCAGCGCTCCGCCCAGGACCACCTGGATGCCGCCCGCGCCGCGTACGGCTCCGGCGCCCTGGAGGCCGCCCTGGCACATGCCGACAGCGCCCTCCGCATGGAGGAGGGCCTCGATGGCGCCCTCAAGCTCCGCGGCGACATCAAGCAGCGGCAGCGCAACTTCCACGGCGCCCTCATGGACTATGCCCGGGCCGAGAAGCAGGACCCGGACGACCCGCGCCTCTTCGTGAGCCGCTCCGCCGTGCACATCACCCAAGGCAACCTGCGCGAGGCCGTGCGCGACTGCGACCTCGCCCTGAACCTGGACCCCAACGATGCCGACGCCTGGTACAATCGCGCCTGCGCCGACTACATGGGCCGCAACAACGACGGGGCCATGAAGAGCCTGGAGCGCGCCGTGAAGCTGAAGGGCGACCACGCCGACGCACTCTTCCTGCGCGGCGTGGTGCGCGGGGAGCAGTACAAGGAGGCCGCCGGCATCGCCGACCTGCAGGCCGCGCTGCGCATCAACCCCGACATCCCCGGCGGCTGGATGAGCCTGGGCGTGCTGCAATTCGAGCATCAGGCCTACGACGAGGCCATCGCCACCTTCACCCGCGTGATCGACGCCGACGACCCCGAGCGCCGCACAGCCCACTTCTACCGGGCCGACTGCCACTACCAGAAGGGCGACAAGGATGCCGCCTGCCCCGACTACCGGCGCAGCGCCGAGCTGGGCGACAAGGACGCCCAGTTCATCGTGCGCAACTATTGCAACACCGACGCGGAGAAGATCCCCAAGAAGCCCCGCAAGGAGCGCAAGACGGTGATCGAATTCTGA